One window from the genome of Nicotiana tomentosiformis chromosome 5, ASM39032v3, whole genome shotgun sequence encodes:
- the LOC138892497 gene encoding uncharacterized protein codes for MKSFIVKTDERLDAHGAVIKELGIGLRNLERQVGHIATILSERVLGTLPADTKRNPKETVNAMTFRSGQVLKDPTPVQKEVVPEKEIGEQLKIEVDKKKKVKKGSEKKKEETSKREEHEESKHMPALPFPQKLYREKLDKSSFINASLCQVLEGDPYKEEEDRRDLSGQAHRLADQTTIIPKGIVEDVLVWVDKFVFPVDFIVVKMEENKEVPLILGRPFLATGRAILDIHDRKLMLRVGEETMTFEMNVEMGVRKEKPAANVE; via the exons ATGAAgtccttcattgtcaagacagatgagagattagatgctcatggtgcagTGATCAAAGAATTGGGCATTGGGTTGCGAAATTTAGAGAGACAAGTAGGACATATagcaacaatattatctgagagagTCCTAGGTACTTTGCCAGCTGATACcaagagaaatcccaaagaaacagtgaatgctatGACTTTCAGAagcgggcaagtgttgaaagatcccactccagtccaaaaagaggtggtacctgaaaaagaaattggggagcagctgaaaattgaagttgataagaagaagaaagtcaAGAAGGGATCTGAGAaaaagaaggaggaaacttcaaaAAGGGAGGAACATGAAGAGAGCAAGcacatgcctgctctaccttttccccaaaagctgtATAGAGAAAAGTTAGACAa AAGTTCTTTCataaatgccagcttatgccaagttcttgaaggagatccttacaaagaagaggaagatagaagagacctcagtggtcaagctcacaga ctggcagaccaaacaactatcaTACCCAaagggatagtggaagatgtcttagtttgggtagataagtttgtatttcctgtagatttcatagtggtgaagatggaagagaacaaagaggtcccccttatcttaggaagaccattcttagcaacagGTAGAGCAATCTTagacatacatgatagaaaactcatgcttagagtgggtgaggagacgatgactttcgagatgaatgtagaaatgggggtgagaaaggagaagccagctgcaaaTGTTGAGTGA
- the LOC138892498 gene encoding uncharacterized protein, with the protein MEGLAVLHLGEEVSLGEVSLAGPHIHHRRLLVVLQCSPISELCQRVPTSHQLFRVSPVGIQAIRVRLSVSSPPLPRGCYECGNPGHRLRGKAVQQGHQPMITAPAAAPAIWLPIGGGHVGRGRPRGRGQSGGGQPGGALARFYAFQARPDGVASNAVITGIISVCGRDASVLFDPGYTYSYVSSMFAYFLGVYRESLGTPIYVSTPVGDSVVVYRIYRSCIVTFCGYKTRANLLLLDMTDFEVILGMDWLSPYHAILDCHAKTVTLAMPEFPRLE; encoded by the coding sequence ATGGAGGGTTTAGCAGTGCTCCATCTGGGGGAAGAAGTCAGTTTGGGAGaggtcagcctagcaggcccacatatccatcACCGCCGCCTCCTCGTGGTGCTCCAGTGCAGCCCTATTTCAgagctatgccagagagttcctaccagccaccagttattcagggtttctccagtgggtattcaggccatcagggttagACTTTCGGTTAGCAGTCCACCATTGccgaggggttgttatgagtgcgggaatCCTGGCcacagacttcggggcaaggcggtacagcagggtcatcaacctatgattacagcaccagctgccgcaCCAGCCATCTGGCTGCCCATAGGCGGAGGGcatgtgggtaggggccgtcctagaggtagaggccagtcaggaggaggccagccaggtggcgctctagctaggttctatgcttttcagGCCAGACCAGATGGAGTGGCCTcaaatgccgtgatcacaggtattatttctgtctgtggtagggatgcttcagtactatttgacccAGGGtatacgtattcatatgtttcatctatgtTTGCTTATTTCCTGGGTGTTTATCGTGAGTCcctgggtactcctatttatgtatccactcctgtgggcgattccgTTGTTGTGTATCGGATCTATCGGTCTTGCATTGTTACTTTCTGTGGTTATAAGACTAGAGCGAATCTTctattgctcgatatgaccgactttgaggtcatcctgggcatggactggttgtctccatatcacgccatccttgattgccatgccaagactgttaccttggcaatgccagagtttcctagattggagtAG